A single genomic interval of Geotrypetes seraphini chromosome 1, aGeoSer1.1, whole genome shotgun sequence harbors:
- the LOC117368263 gene encoding olfactory receptor 10J1-like: MDRGNQTASTDFIILGFSSLPDLRLPLFIMFLTLHLVTLAGNLLIFTLILTDARLHTPMYFFLCSLSSVEIFYNLAIVPKMLMGFIVPQNSISFVGCVTQMYFFVTLGGAECFFLTVMAYDRYVAICNPLRYLIVMNRKVCVGLVAGSCIGGVLLSFVLTTCVFRLPICGSREINHFFCDIPPVLSLTCPDAVAEITLLVVSSLILMVPVILILISYVYIVAAILRIRSEAGRRKAFSTCASHLAVCLLHYGCAIFIYLRPKSSYSLNHDKLVAVVYTNVTPLLYPMIYTMRNKDVKGALIKVLGRKTGRQ, translated from the coding sequence ATGGACCGTGGCAACCAGACTGCTAGCACTGACTTCATAATTCTTGGCTTCTCTAGCCTCCCAGACCTGCGCCTCCCACTCTTCATCATGTTCCTCACTCTGCACCTGGTCACCCTGGCTGGAAATCTACTCATCTTCACCCTCATCTTAACAGATGCCAGACTACATACTCCCATGTACTTTTTCCTCTGCAGTCTCTCCTCCGTGGAAATCTTCTACAACTTGGCCATTGTTCCAAAAATGTTGATGGGCTTCATAGTTCCCCAGAATTCAATCTCCTTTGTGGGCTGTGtgacacaaatgtatttctttgtGACTTTGGGGGGTGCCGAGTGCTTCTTCCTCACCGTTATGGCTTACGACCGCTATGTGGCCATTTGCAATCCACTGCGATACCTGATTGTCATGAATCGCAAGGTCTGTGTCGGTCTGGTGGCCGGTTCCTGCATAGGTGGTGTTCTTCTATCCTTTGTGCTTACTACCTGTGTCTTCAGGTTGCCAATCTGTGGTAGCAGGGAAATAAACCACTTCTTCTGTGACATCCCTCCAGTGTTAAGCTTGACCTGCCCCGATGCTGTTGCTGAGATAACTTTGTTGGTTGTCTCCTCCCTGATACTCATGGTCCCCGTCATTTTGATCCTTATATCTTATGTTTACATTGTCGCTGCCATTCTGAGGATTCGTTCTGAGGCTGGAAGGCGCAAGGCTTTCTCCACCTGTGCTTCCCACCTTGCTGTCTGCCTTCTTCACTATGGATGTGCGATATTCATCTATCTGCGCCCCAAGTCCAGCTATTCCTTAAACCATGATAAATTAGTAGCTGTGGTTTATACTAATGTGACTCCACTGTTATATCCTATGATATATACAATGAGAAACAAGGATGTCAAAGGAGCTCTGATAAAAGTTCTGGGCAGGAAAACAGGACGCCAATGA